A part of Helicobacter himalayensis genomic DNA contains:
- the purC gene encoding phosphoribosylaminoimidazolesuccinocarboxamide synthase → MQKGAIIYEGKGKRLFASENTNEVIAEFKDDLTAFNAEKKGSEEGKGALNCHISTALFELLEKEGIKTHFIKKIDETHMLCKRVSIIPIEVVTRNVATGSLTKRLGIEEGRELPFALVEFYYKDDALGDPIINDEHCKILNITQDSKELEFLKSQARKINEILKQFFLERDLRLIDFKLEFGRDKEGNIILADEISPDSCRFWDKQTNQKLDKDRFRQNLGSVKVAYEEVLKRILSK, encoded by the coding sequence ATGCAAAAGGGCGCGATTATTTATGAGGGCAAGGGCAAGAGGCTTTTCGCAAGTGAAAATACAAATGAAGTGATTGCTGAATTCAAAGATGATTTGACTGCGTTTAATGCCGAGAAAAAAGGCAGTGAGGAGGGCAAAGGCGCGCTAAATTGCCATATTAGCACTGCGCTTTTTGAGCTTTTGGAAAAAGAAGGTATTAAAACGCATTTTATAAAAAAAATCGATGAAACACATATGCTTTGCAAAAGGGTTTCAATAATTCCAATTGAAGTGGTTACGCGTAATGTCGCCACCGGCTCACTTACCAAGAGGCTAGGTATTGAAGAGGGCAGGGAGCTGCCTTTCGCACTGGTAGAGTTCTACTACAAAGATGACGCGCTAGGTGACCCAATTATTAACGATGAGCATTGCAAGATTTTAAATATTACCCAAGATTCTAAAGAATTGGAGTTTTTGAAATCCCAAGCGCGCAAGATTAATGAGATTTTGAAGCAATTCTTTTTAGAGCGCGATTTGAGGTTGATTGATTTTAAACTAGAATTTGGCAGAGACAAAGAGGGAAATATTATTTTGGCTGATGAGATAAGCCCTGATAGTTGTAGATTCTGGGATAAGCAGACAAATCAAAAGCTTGATAAAGATAGATTTAGACAGAATCTAGGAAGTGTGAAAGTTGCCTATGAGGAAGTGCTTAAGCGCATTTTGTCTAAATAA
- a CDS encoding 1-acylglycerol-3-phosphate O-acyltransferase codes for MLSKIRGWIATLSIAIYLPVIILQIYFTRTKQNGRKARLQCRYFFKLNGFHVERIGEFDASAQLIVLNHQSVNDIMFLEGFHPSNICWVAKKQLGEIPFYGYALTLPEMILINREDKSGIVFLLKMAKEKLAQGRPIVIFPEGTRGEGKEKLLPFKPGAKVLAERLKLKIQPILLINTRKMYDTSPISSKTNKARLVALESFTPNFENPQWYEELETLMQETYAKHYAECNNIKAV; via the coding sequence ATGTTGTCAAAAATTAGAGGCTGGATTGCCACGCTTAGCATTGCGATTTATCTGCCTGTCATCATTTTGCAGATTTATTTTACAAGGACAAAGCAAAATGGGCGCAAAGCACGCTTGCAATGTCGTTATTTTTTTAAACTCAATGGCTTTCATGTCGAGCGTATAGGGGAGTTTGACGCAAGCGCACAACTGATTGTGCTAAATCATCAAAGCGTGAATGATATTATGTTTTTAGAAGGATTCCATCCGAGTAATATTTGTTGGGTGGCTAAAAAACAGCTAGGTGAAATCCCGTTCTATGGCTATGCACTGACTTTGCCTGAAATGATTTTAATCAATAGAGAGGATAAAAGTGGGATTGTGTTTTTACTCAAAATGGCTAAGGAAAAGCTTGCACAAGGGCGCCCAATTGTGATATTCCCTGAAGGCACGCGTGGGGAGGGCAAGGAAAAACTGCTTCCTTTTAAGCCCGGGGCAAAAGTGCTAGCAGAAAGGCTTAAACTAAAAATCCAACCAATTTTGCTCATCAACACACGCAAGATGTATGACACCTCGCCTATTTCTTCAAAGACCAACAAGGCAAGGCTTGTCGCGCTAGAATCTTTCACGCCAAATTTTGAGAATCCGCAATGGTATGAAGAGCTAGAAACATTAATGCAAGAAACCTATGCAAAACACTACGCAGAATGCAATAATATAAAGGCTGTTTGA
- the purS gene encoding phosphoribosylformylglycinamidine synthase subunit PurS, whose translation MQIKAVVSLKNGVLDPQAKAIHHALNTHGFESLKGVRLAREILLDLDVVDEAQALKIAKEMCEELLANLVIEEYQIERV comes from the coding sequence ATGCAAATAAAAGCTGTTGTGAGTTTGAAAAATGGCGTGCTTGACCCGCAAGCAAAGGCAATCCACCACGCATTAAACACGCATGGTTTTGAATCTCTTAAAGGTGTGCGTTTAGCGCGTGAGATTCTCTTAGATTTAGATGTCGTTGATGAAGCACAGGCGCTAAAAATCGCCAAAGAGATGTGTGAAGAGTTGCTTGCAAATTTGGTGATTGAAGAGTATCAAATTGAGCGTGTGTAA
- a CDS encoding patatin-like phospholipase family protein, which produces MAKKALVLGGGGSKGAYQVGAYKALVELEQSFDLVVGTSIGALNGALIVQNDFALLCELWEKISVEKVISHGLNFTQDMDYYFANTQKILPFLKSYAQNKGMDTSPLQGILNHYLNWERIESSKLDFGLVTLEIPSLTPYEVRKNMMDKDTLSLWVLASASCFPAFPIFEFGGKSFIDGGYYDNVPIGLAYKMGAQEVVAVSLNWDFESKYDTNPLVTHIRPSMYLGSMLDFSKNAIEQNITLGYLETMRAFGKFVGQCYCFAPQSIDENLEAKIHTLLRQILSQELNKSYEATTFSAKFGVQMANTGLFSKVASQTPFCDKLLQLANFHKEPKVRWHEILFFLVESYMSLCNFERTKVWDMREVLAMARKHFESGAFSEILESARDADSSAETKETKSAFDTMLYIMRGMASGVRFEHFKKQLLEYKPNAELLEPKSVKISACVLLEIVLNL; this is translated from the coding sequence ATGGCGAAAAAAGCATTGGTGCTAGGCGGTGGAGGTTCTAAGGGGGCGTATCAAGTAGGTGCGTATAAGGCGCTTGTGGAATTGGAGCAGAGCTTTGATTTAGTTGTTGGCACGAGTATCGGTGCGCTTAATGGTGCGCTTATCGTGCAGAATGATTTTGCGCTTTTGTGCGAGCTATGGGAGAAAATCAGCGTTGAAAAAGTTATTTCGCACGGGCTTAATTTCACGCAAGATATGGATTATTATTTTGCGAACACGCAAAAGATTCTGCCATTTCTCAAATCCTACGCACAAAACAAAGGTATGGATACTTCTCCACTGCAAGGGATTTTGAATCATTATCTAAATTGGGAAAGAATAGAATCTTCAAAGCTAGATTTTGGGCTTGTGACGCTTGAAATCCCAAGTCTCACGCCCTATGAAGTGCGAAAAAATATGATGGATAAAGATACGCTCTCTTTATGGGTACTCGCCTCTGCATCGTGTTTTCCTGCGTTTCCGATTTTTGAGTTCGGGGGAAAAAGCTTCATTGATGGGGGTTATTATGATAATGTGCCTATTGGTTTGGCTTACAAAATGGGCGCTCAGGAGGTTGTGGCTGTTTCGCTTAATTGGGATTTTGAGAGCAAATATGATACAAATCCGCTGGTAACACACATTCGTCCTTCGATGTATCTAGGTAGTATGCTTGATTTTTCAAAAAACGCCATTGAGCAAAATATTACTTTGGGTTATTTGGAAACTATGCGCGCGTTTGGAAAGTTTGTGGGGCAGTGCTATTGCTTTGCGCCACAAAGTATTGATGAAAATTTAGAAGCAAAAATCCACACGCTTTTAAGGCAGATTCTTAGCCAAGAGCTTAATAAAAGCTATGAAGCCACGACATTTTCAGCAAAGTTTGGCGTACAAATGGCAAACACAGGGCTTTTTTCAAAAGTCGCCTCGCAAACGCCATTTTGTGATAAATTACTTCAACTTGCAAATTTTCATAAAGAGCCAAAAGTGCGCTGGCATGAGATTTTGTTCTTTCTTGTAGAATCTTATATGAGTTTATGTAATTTTGAGCGCACGAAGGTGTGGGATATGCGCGAGGTTTTAGCGATGGCAAGGAAGCACTTTGAGAGTGGCGCATTTAGCGAGATATTAGAATCTGCTAGAGATGCAGATTCTAGCGCAGAGACAAAGGAGACAAAATCCGCATTTGATACGATGCTGTATATAATGCGAGGAATGGCAAGTGGTGTGCGCTTTGAGCATTTCAAAAAACAGCTTTTGGAATACAAGCCAAATGCGGAATTACTCGAGCCAAAAAGCGTAAAAATAAGCGCTTGTGTGCTTTTAGAAATTGTTTTAAACCTCTAA
- a CDS encoding MerR family transcriptional regulator, with translation MAYTIIEVERQTGIASRTLRFWASKGLFPALQKDSNNIRYFSKKDVEWACWINCFREMGMSIGEVRRYIELAGLGDETIIERRNMIVRQKQNVLEEISRLRTILEVIDRKVAYYDDIHSIQMLEKEESETLQGPVLTASKEYETLYKATKPRSFRKHNERFRANTAN, from the coding sequence ATGGCATACACGATTATTGAAGTAGAGAGGCAAACAGGCATCGCATCAAGGACTTTGCGCTTTTGGGCAAGCAAGGGGCTATTCCCGGCGTTGCAAAAAGATTCTAATAATATCCGCTATTTTAGTAAAAAAGATGTCGAGTGGGCGTGCTGGATAAACTGCTTCCGCGAAATGGGTATGAGTATAGGTGAAGTGCGCCGATATATCGAGCTAGCAGGGCTTGGTGATGAGACTATTATAGAGCGCCGCAATATGATTGTGCGCCAAAAGCAAAATGTGCTAGAGGAGATTTCGCGCCTACGTACAATCCTTGAGGTGATTGATAGGAAAGTCGCGTATTATGATGATATACACTCGATACAAATGCTTGAAAAAGAGGAAAGCGAAACGTTACAAGGTCCCGTACTCACTGCGAGTAAAGAGTATGAAACGCTTTATAAAGCAACAAAACCTCGCTCATTTAGAAAACATAACGAGCGCTTTCGTGCAAATACAGCAAACTAA
- the purQ gene encoding phosphoribosylformylglycinamidine synthase subunit PurQ: MVAILQFPGTNCEKDMQYAYDTLGIESKIIWHKEEALPPSCALVIIPGGFSYGDYLRSGAIARFSPIMRAVSAFAKNGGFVLGICNGFQILCESGLLPGALKRNDNLHFISQNQALRVVNTNNAFLQDYTQGTLISLPIAHADGSYFADETLLKELEQNEQILLRYVENPNGSISYIAGICNKEKNVFGLMPHPERAIESLLGGTDGAQMLASVYEVAQKAGIKA; this comes from the coding sequence GTGGTAGCGATTTTACAATTTCCGGGCACAAACTGCGAAAAGGATATGCAATATGCGTATGATACGCTAGGGATTGAAAGCAAGATTATTTGGCACAAAGAGGAGGCTCTGCCACCTTCTTGCGCGCTTGTGATTATACCGGGCGGTTTTAGCTATGGGGATTATTTGCGTAGCGGGGCGATTGCGCGCTTTTCGCCTATTATGCGCGCGGTGAGTGCATTTGCAAAAAATGGCGGTTTTGTGCTTGGTATTTGCAATGGCTTTCAGATTCTATGCGAATCTGGACTTTTGCCGGGTGCTTTAAAGCGCAATGATAATTTGCATTTCATTAGTCAAAATCAAGCTTTGCGTGTGGTGAATACCAATAACGCTTTTTTGCAAGATTACACGCAAGGCACGCTTATTAGCCTTCCTATCGCGCACGCTGACGGAAGCTATTTTGCTGATGAAACATTATTAAAAGAATTAGAGCAAAACGAGCAGATTCTCTTGCGTTATGTGGAAAATCCTAATGGCTCAATTAGCTATATAGCCGGCATTTGCAACAAAGAAAAGAATGTTTTTGGGCTTATGCCACACCCTGAACGCGCGATAGAATCTTTGCTTGGTGGGACTGATGGCGCGCAAATGCTCGCTTCAGTCTATGAAGTCGCGCAAAAAGCAGGGATAAAGGCATAA
- a CDS encoding SH3 domain-containing protein: MKNFILHFFTFFLCALVCGSVLGTQALAEQVSTEGAQDLANSEQVRAKIAYLKVLQFPQESLYIGQEVSVSYEATFYAGASFVGANFDKVAQDRIEILNKNAQWRAIGQDRYQVTYHFKIKNEYSSIPPLSVRALSADSSYEEVASVGAIPLKALNLKTNPRYIGIFGEDFKVLRHKSKIYDDTNNIVIFEFQVKSPNVRDMSFPNAPNQGFEELRMGEEKMGAIYYVVVPKSLRELNFEYFNLRASRFESVSIPIVVSADSVSTQSDLKPKVSYTLFKFVFLGLGVALFFGLFLWKRSKLALFAMAILIGVSVYNLTLSSFQGVLKKGAQVSILPMNKSTIVRIIESDMQVEVLDSRKVNIDGENVVFYKVLIGDSQIGWVRSVYVVKN, translated from the coding sequence ATGAAAAATTTTATTTTACATTTTTTTACATTTTTTCTTTGTGCTCTTGTTTGTGGGAGTGTGCTAGGTACGCAAGCTTTAGCAGAGCAAGTTTCAACAGAAGGAGCGCAAGATTTAGCAAATTCTGAACAAGTGCGAGCAAAAATCGCTTATCTCAAAGTCTTGCAATTCCCGCAAGAAAGCCTCTATATCGGGCAGGAAGTAAGTGTGAGTTATGAGGCGACATTTTATGCAGGTGCGAGTTTTGTAGGGGCGAATTTTGATAAAGTAGCCCAAGATCGCATTGAGATTCTCAATAAAAACGCGCAGTGGCGCGCTATCGGGCAGGATCGCTATCAAGTAACTTATCATTTTAAGATTAAAAATGAATACTCTAGCATTCCACCTTTAAGTGTGCGTGCGCTAAGTGCAGATTCTAGCTATGAAGAGGTCGCAAGTGTCGGTGCTATCCCGCTAAAAGCGCTCAATCTCAAAACAAATCCACGTTATATAGGTATTTTTGGCGAGGATTTCAAGGTGTTGCGCCACAAAAGCAAGATTTATGACGATACGAACAATATTGTTATTTTTGAATTTCAAGTCAAAAGCCCAAATGTGCGCGATATGAGCTTCCCAAATGCACCAAATCAGGGCTTTGAGGAATTGCGTATGGGTGAGGAAAAAATGGGCGCGATTTATTATGTTGTCGTGCCAAAGTCCTTGCGTGAGCTGAATTTTGAATATTTCAACCTGCGGGCATCGCGCTTTGAAAGTGTGAGTATTCCGATTGTGGTGAGTGCGGATTCTGTTAGTACACAGAGCGACTTAAAGCCGAAGGTGAGCTATACGTTGTTTAAGTTTGTCTTTTTGGGTTTAGGTGTTGCGCTATTTTTTGGGCTTTTTCTTTGGAAGCGTAGCAAACTCGCGCTTTTTGCGATGGCAATTTTGATTGGTGTGAGCGTGTATAATCTCACACTTAGTAGCTTTCAAGGCGTGCTAAAAAAGGGTGCACAGGTAAGTATTTTACCGATGAATAAATCTACAATCGTACGCATCATAGAATCTGATATGCAAGTTGAGGTGCTGGATTCTCGCAAGGTAAATATCGATGGCGAAAATGTTGTGTTTTACAAGGTGCTTATTGGGGATTCTCAAATAGGCTGGGTAAGGAGCGTGTATGTTGTCAAAAATTAG